One stretch of Armatimonadota bacterium DNA includes these proteins:
- the crcB gene encoding fluoride efflux transporter CrcB, which yields MKYLAIGFGGFVGANARYVVGGWISDRWGHEFPWGTLVINVTGSFILGFFSTLALRYAWSAQWRNLVAVGFVGAYTTFSTFEYETFQLAQNGAILRAAANAMGSLAAGFFAAWLGVRFAGMLLGR from the coding sequence GTGAAGTACCTCGCGATTGGCTTCGGAGGGTTTGTTGGCGCTAACGCGCGCTACGTGGTTGGTGGGTGGATTTCGGACCGCTGGGGGCACGAGTTTCCCTGGGGCACACTGGTGATCAACGTGACGGGGAGCTTTATCCTGGGCTTTTTCAGCACGCTGGCACTGCGTTATGCGTGGAGCGCGCAGTGGCGCAATCTGGTCGCTGTCGGCTTCGTAGGCGCGTACACCACCTTCTCAACATTCGAGTACGAAACGTTTCAGCTGGCGCAAAACGGAGCGATACTGCGCGCGGCCGCCAACGCCATGGGCAGTTTGGCGGCTGGCTTCTTCGCGGCGTGGCTCGGCGTGCGGTTTGCGGGCATGCTTCTGGGGCGGTAG
- a CDS encoding DEAD/DEAH box helicase has protein sequence MFDIRTRDVIRRAPPVEGFNVADLPELLSHAYLLISSIRLRSVPTADYDQPTRESIDQLRDIATRLSVYASLAQEDISRTAALYVAATSFQLLSKVPNEDDGGELTTLTVPDSISATLLFLAAGYPADAAEMAQGIATDNSNSPRSVISRDLLNLATGRLMAIGDEVFQLDETLDLLQRAENQLWEQLHRSCQWLALACLGEQELPGAIANAQQGTAFVEANSIHSIRSSSPEAHPTLKMVSAFPAPLKVASLLRIAIEQLGSSASVGVPPPKGSPPEDWKSFAKNRARTRPFLWSNHIEAVRANLLDEGISGVITFPTGAGKSAIAQLKVVATLLAGKRVIYLVPTLALASQVERVMSDLKEELHIDVSADFYEDQIFSEFPMTPSGHVLVMTPERCLFWVGLNRRDFEDVGLIVFDECHLLHAQPDPDFDPRSMDAMLCLLNLLSISQSSDVLLMSAMVSNSDELAAWLETKFNKKTIVCKDAWKPTRQARGSIVFAQNELEQLRSDVTNRKTLGRNIAQRDLVAQPSGLFSLEQVWDRHGRYQLIPIMEGGLQLQGAYGTDRFGLTGPSLSLNSADAAREIAMTAAASGLKTIVFFHNSSSVPAAVRKMYKHRSDLVSFTDRETRLIEAAAIELGGDAHVFKPLGISGGHFGSLLPLERELVESCFKREDGIQVLFSTNTLAQGMNLPADLVVIARTSGRTAEGSVRAISAHELLNAAGRAGRAGFASFGFVIVIPDDIVPFSGGSLSGKVINELIDGVLSQDDRCLTVQDPYENLLDRVTLAQGLDDDQLDSILIRTPSFQPQGGSLTIADSLQKTLAAYHAQAAGQMNEFQSKVQLAVNRRTGLLPADTPPDWLAACRAAGLRPATLKHLGDLLVERGASTHFGVMEWYALARNWLDGFPKLRSQLRLTWVGRSNTESSAVSAWINGSPFVEIQNLLEPNKKPNGLKDARNFARNTIREVSYLVGLVGQLLLCVDLGNKDQIASSASRSAALLRDGFDSIDKLILFQTKRGDLWTRVRTHMECESWLQYVQPPSESPESAEGARRRVHEGINKFVEIHKP, from the coding sequence ATGTTTGACATACGCACACGTGATGTCATAAGGCGCGCGCCACCGGTTGAAGGCTTTAATGTCGCTGATCTGCCAGAACTCTTATCGCACGCTTACTTGCTGATTTCCAGTATTCGCCTGCGCAGCGTGCCGACGGCGGACTACGACCAGCCCACAAGAGAATCGATTGACCAGCTAAGAGACATCGCGACACGCCTTAGCGTGTACGCATCCCTTGCGCAAGAGGACATTTCGAGGACTGCGGCGCTGTATGTAGCTGCGACAAGCTTCCAATTGCTGTCTAAGGTGCCGAATGAGGATGATGGCGGAGAATTGACCACACTCACCGTACCTGACTCGATTTCGGCAACGCTTCTTTTTCTCGCGGCTGGATATCCGGCTGATGCTGCGGAAATGGCGCAAGGCATCGCTACGGACAACTCAAATTCGCCCAGGAGCGTGATTTCGCGCGATTTATTGAATCTAGCCACCGGTCGGCTAATGGCCATAGGCGACGAAGTTTTTCAGCTCGACGAAACACTTGATCTTCTGCAACGCGCAGAGAATCAGCTATGGGAGCAATTGCATCGGTCGTGTCAGTGGTTGGCCTTAGCTTGCCTCGGTGAACAGGAACTGCCAGGAGCAATTGCAAATGCTCAGCAAGGGACGGCTTTCGTCGAGGCAAACTCAATCCACTCCATAAGGTCAAGCTCGCCGGAAGCACATCCAACGTTGAAGATGGTTTCTGCGTTTCCTGCACCGCTAAAAGTGGCATCCTTGCTCCGCATAGCTATAGAGCAGTTAGGATCTTCTGCAAGCGTCGGCGTTCCTCCGCCAAAGGGCAGTCCGCCGGAGGATTGGAAGAGCTTTGCCAAGAACCGAGCCCGCACTCGACCATTCTTGTGGTCGAATCACATTGAAGCAGTCCGGGCCAATCTGCTTGATGAGGGCATTTCGGGTGTCATTACTTTCCCGACCGGCGCTGGAAAATCCGCCATCGCGCAACTCAAGGTAGTCGCAACCCTCCTCGCGGGTAAGCGCGTCATCTATCTCGTCCCAACCCTGGCATTAGCATCTCAAGTCGAACGCGTGATGTCGGATCTCAAGGAGGAGTTACACATTGACGTGTCGGCTGACTTCTATGAGGATCAGATCTTCAGCGAGTTTCCAATGACCCCTTCGGGCCACGTGCTTGTAATGACTCCGGAACGTTGCCTCTTCTGGGTGGGCCTGAATCGGAGGGACTTTGAGGACGTGGGACTCATCGTGTTCGATGAGTGTCATTTACTTCACGCGCAGCCGGATCCTGATTTCGATCCGCGAAGCATGGACGCAATGCTCTGCCTTCTGAATCTACTGTCGATTTCACAGTCTTCGGATGTGCTTTTGATGTCGGCAATGGTCAGCAATTCAGATGAATTGGCAGCCTGGCTCGAAACGAAATTCAACAAAAAGACCATTGTCTGCAAAGACGCATGGAAGCCTACCAGGCAAGCGCGCGGGAGCATCGTTTTTGCACAGAATGAACTTGAACAACTACGATCCGACGTCACTAATCGGAAGACGTTGGGGAGGAACATTGCGCAAAGAGACTTGGTGGCTCAGCCAAGCGGCCTATTCTCGCTAGAGCAAGTTTGGGATAGACATGGTCGATACCAGCTCATTCCAATCATGGAAGGGGGCCTCCAGCTTCAGGGCGCATACGGCACGGATAGATTCGGGTTGACTGGACCTAGTTTGAGCCTGAACTCCGCTGATGCTGCGCGCGAAATCGCAATGACTGCTGCCGCCAGCGGTTTAAAAACCATTGTCTTCTTCCACAACTCCAGCTCCGTGCCGGCAGCCGTTAGGAAGATGTACAAACACAGAAGCGACCTTGTATCGTTTACGGATCGTGAGACCCGACTGATCGAGGCTGCCGCTATAGAACTTGGCGGTGACGCGCATGTATTCAAACCTCTTGGAATATCCGGCGGGCACTTCGGCTCGCTGCTACCTCTTGAGAGGGAGCTCGTCGAATCATGCTTCAAAAGGGAGGACGGAATACAAGTCTTGTTCTCAACCAATACCTTGGCCCAGGGTATGAATCTCCCCGCAGACCTTGTTGTCATCGCTCGGACAAGTGGTCGAACTGCTGAAGGCTCTGTCCGCGCGATCTCAGCCCACGAGTTACTAAACGCCGCTGGCCGGGCAGGTAGGGCTGGATTTGCGTCGTTTGGATTCGTCATCGTGATTCCCGATGATATTGTCCCCTTTAGCGGCGGCTCCCTATCTGGCAAAGTCATCAATGAACTGATCGACGGCGTACTGTCCCAAGACGATCGCTGTTTAACAGTTCAAGATCCATACGAGAATCTCCTTGACCGTGTTACGCTGGCCCAGGGTTTGGACGATGATCAACTCGACTCGATTCTTATTCGAACTCCTTCGTTCCAACCGCAGGGTGGCTCCCTGACAATCGCTGACAGTCTGCAAAAGACCTTGGCCGCGTATCATGCCCAAGCGGCCGGCCAGATGAATGAGTTTCAATCCAAGGTTCAGTTGGCCGTCAATCGGCGCACTGGGCTCCTGCCGGCAGACACGCCACCGGACTGGCTTGCAGCGTGCCGAGCGGCAGGGCTTCGGCCCGCAACGCTCAAGCACCTCGGGGACTTGCTGGTCGAGAGAGGTGCGAGCACCCACTTCGGTGTCATGGAATGGTACGCCTTAGCCCGCAACTGGCTAGATGGATTTCCTAAACTTCGTTCGCAACTCCGCCTGACTTGGGTCGGAAGGAGCAACACCGAATCCAGCGCCGTCAGCGCATGGATCAATGGATCTCCTTTTGTCGAGATTCAGAATCTGCTTGAGCCTAACAAGAAACCCAATGGCCTGAAGGATGCTAGGAATTTCGCGAGGAATACGATTCGAGAAGTTTCGTATCTTGTTGGCCTTGTAGGTCAGCTCTTACTCTGCGTCGATCTGGGTAACAAAGACCAAATTGCATCGTCTGCCTCCCGTTCCGCGGCGCTATTACGTGACGGTTTTGACAGCATTGATAAGTTGATACTCTTTCAGACGAAGCGCGGAGATCTTTGGACAAGAGTTCGGACTCATATGGAGTGCGAGTCGTGGCTACAATATGTGCAACCGCCTTCCGAGTCACCGGAATCAGCAGAGGGGGCAAGGAGGCGCGTGCATGAAGGAATCAATAAGTTCGTGGAGATACATAAACCCTAA
- a CDS encoding type I restriction enzyme HsdR N-terminal domain-containing protein, which produces MPGQGSELVGDLVKWLTEIRNVITNGHVVAGAHQYLTLESELAKCVSLRSGEPTLLGLLGYDVATVVEQVPIKTFTVTGRADYGLCPTAGAKEFAAIVELKAPGEELGQHAGQLLRYCDGVEAPLGLLFNGTRAQLWVNTKHTKLSRYKAVCGSPVLEADLSGGALGVAKALATLARETLEDDPVATARKLAQAAQRRGPRLQRAREIEERVNAVLNPKLSTELRKELIPVLAGVKPLWQDLKGGSPSVKELGNVRFRPVEPSEEKVSKNSLVRAKVAEACESCGYDAVRNARIGSLRMSTETAGRGYYPVPSARNVPANLAVGGVSAANADKIIVALDELIRKGGHPDG; this is translated from the coding sequence ATGCCCGGTCAAGGATCGGAACTGGTTGGTGACCTTGTCAAATGGCTTACCGAAATCAGGAACGTGATTACCAATGGCCACGTAGTGGCTGGCGCCCACCAGTATCTTACTTTGGAATCTGAACTTGCGAAATGTGTCTCGCTGCGTTCCGGCGAACCTACGCTTTTGGGACTCTTGGGGTACGACGTGGCCACCGTGGTCGAACAAGTCCCGATCAAGACCTTCACCGTGACCGGCAGAGCGGATTACGGTCTGTGCCCTACTGCGGGAGCCAAGGAGTTCGCGGCGATCGTCGAGCTCAAGGCGCCCGGCGAAGAACTGGGGCAGCACGCAGGGCAGTTGCTGCGGTACTGCGACGGGGTGGAGGCGCCGTTGGGCTTGCTGTTCAACGGCACGCGAGCACAGCTCTGGGTTAACACCAAGCATACGAAGCTGAGCCGATACAAGGCCGTGTGCGGATCCCCAGTGTTGGAGGCCGACCTGAGCGGCGGCGCTCTCGGCGTGGCAAAGGCGCTGGCCACGTTGGCGCGCGAAACTCTGGAGGACGACCCCGTAGCAACCGCGAGGAAGCTCGCCCAGGCTGCCCAGCGGAGGGGCCCCAGGCTCCAACGCGCGCGGGAGATTGAGGAGCGAGTTAACGCGGTACTGAACCCGAAGCTGTCTACGGAATTGCGGAAGGAACTGATCCCGGTTCTCGCGGGCGTGAAGCCGCTATGGCAAGACTTGAAAGGTGGTTCGCCGTCGGTCAAGGAGCTTGGTAACGTCAGGTTCCGACCGGTCGAGCCGAGCGAGGAAAAGGTGAGTAAGAACAGTCTGGTGCGTGCCAAGGTGGCAGAGGCGTGCGAGTCCTGCGGATATGACGCGGTAAGGAATGCGCGAATCGGAAGCCTACGCATGTCGACGGAGACCGCCGGGCGGGGATACTACCCGGTGCCGAGCGCCAGGAATGTCCCCGCCAACCTGGCAGTGGGTGGAGTTTCCGCCGCTAACGCCGATAAGATTATTGTCGCGCTCGATGAACTTATTCGAAAAGGCGGTCACCCGGACGGCTGA
- a CDS encoding Fic family protein, with product MTTLRIFQFNIDALLDLELADGVRPGEISTHEVAVAGYSGAPRRCCPFLLKQMCDWLNAPEFMPSDRNRVLLGVVRAVLAHLYLVWIHPFGDGNGRTARLLEVQVLLAAGVPMPAAQLLSNHYNKTRSQYYRELSRSSREGPLPFLLYAARGFVDGLDEQLAMVWRWQLVRSWRDYVYSQFRNRRSAANDRRRDLLLVLARKEGPNFVALTAIQELTPRLAQLYATVGPRTLSRDVAAMCREQLLVPSATGYGANLDILRSWQARRRTQDAAETEPAAGNV from the coding sequence ATGACGACGTTACGCATCTTTCAGTTCAACATCGACGCCCTTTTGGATCTTGAGCTGGCGGATGGGGTAAGACCGGGCGAAATATCGACGCATGAAGTGGCAGTGGCTGGTTACTCCGGGGCGCCACGACGCTGTTGCCCATTTCTGTTAAAGCAAATGTGCGATTGGCTTAATGCGCCGGAATTCATGCCGTCGGATCGAAACCGGGTGCTGCTCGGCGTTGTTCGTGCAGTACTGGCGCACCTCTATCTGGTCTGGATTCACCCATTCGGTGACGGAAATGGCCGGACGGCTCGCCTGCTTGAGGTGCAGGTTCTGCTGGCTGCAGGCGTTCCGATGCCGGCCGCGCAATTGCTAAGCAACCATTATAACAAAACCCGCTCGCAGTACTACCGGGAACTGTCCAGGTCGAGCCGCGAGGGCCCGTTGCCCTTTCTCCTGTACGCCGCCCGGGGCTTCGTAGATGGTCTTGACGAGCAGCTGGCCATGGTCTGGCGATGGCAGCTCGTGCGATCGTGGCGGGACTACGTCTATTCACAGTTCCGGAACCGCCGGTCCGCGGCGAACGACCGGCGCCGCGATCTGCTGCTCGTACTCGCGCGCAAGGAGGGCCCCAACTTCGTTGCCTTGACGGCCATTCAAGAGTTGACGCCGCGCCTCGCGCAGCTCTATGCGACCGTTGGTCCGAGGACGCTCTCGCGAGACGTCGCGGCGATGTGCCGTGAGCAACTGTTGGTGCCTTCGGCAACCGGATACGGTGCGAACCTTGATATTCTGCGGTCGTGGCAGGCGCGAAGGCGGACGCAGGACGCTGCGGAAACAGAGCCGGCCGCCGGAAACGTTTGA
- a CDS encoding GIY-YIG nuclease family protein produces MPMPDLLQQKLSALPARPGCYLLKGASGAILYFGKAVSLRSRVRSYFRVGARHTPRTSRLVAHVTDFEVIVTSSEPEALVLECTLIKRHQPRYNIRLRDDKPYPYLCLTVTEPFPRLIFVRRARQDGNRYYGPFPSSKAVHPTQDVFKVAAAVATSGRTWWYPVHLRTVNVVRAYGSGVAAGGRCRLGRRHAGRTYFRAEAH; encoded by the coding sequence ATCCCGATGCCCGATCTGCTGCAGCAAAAACTCTCTGCGCTTCCGGCGCGCCCGGGCTGCTACCTGCTCAAAGGCGCGTCCGGCGCGATCCTTTACTTTGGTAAGGCCGTCAGCCTGCGCAGCCGGGTACGATCGTACTTTCGGGTTGGCGCGCGACACACGCCACGAACGTCGCGGTTGGTGGCGCACGTCACCGACTTTGAGGTGATTGTCACCAGCAGCGAACCTGAAGCGCTGGTGCTGGAGTGCACGCTGATCAAGCGGCACCAGCCGCGCTACAACATCCGCCTGCGCGATGACAAACCGTATCCCTACCTGTGCCTGACGGTGACCGAGCCGTTTCCGCGACTGATCTTTGTGCGGAGAGCGCGTCAGGATGGAAACCGGTACTACGGGCCTTTTCCGAGCAGCAAGGCGGTGCACCCCACGCAGGATGTCTTTAAAGTGGCGGCAGCGGTGGCCACTTCGGGACGGACCTGGTGGTATCCCGTACACCTCCGTACCGTCAACGTGGTTCGTGCGTACGGCTCCGGCGTGGCCGCTGGCGGGCGCTGCCGGCTGGGGCGGCGGCATGCGGGCCGGACGTACTTCCGGGCGGAGGCGCACTAA
- a CDS encoding metallophosphoesterase family protein has translation MRLLVIADIHANYEALKAVESAAGSVDATLFLGGAALFGASVSECVNWLRNSATWAVAGEDDLAVALSRVGPAADEPTAWRDATSALHRNQLDADDLTWLAGLAPRLSFYFDMRSMLAVHRVGTPAVAADPDARLSALRELTASSGADCLFTAGDRAPWVLEEQGFTAASPGSVGLPGDGDPRASFLIWEGGTLQIHRVEYDVEKAVRDVLLMPLPLEVAKQIKHRLLTGHAYRQGETG, from the coding sequence GTGCGGCTGCTGGTAATTGCCGACATCCATGCGAACTACGAAGCGCTGAAGGCGGTGGAATCCGCTGCCGGCAGCGTGGACGCCACGCTCTTCCTGGGTGGGGCGGCGCTCTTCGGCGCGTCGGTGTCGGAGTGTGTGAATTGGCTGCGCAACAGCGCTACGTGGGCCGTGGCGGGTGAGGATGATCTGGCCGTGGCGCTCTCGCGGGTAGGTCCAGCCGCTGACGAGCCGACTGCCTGGCGGGATGCCACGAGCGCGCTTCACCGAAACCAGCTGGATGCAGACGACCTTACCTGGCTGGCAGGCCTGGCGCCCAGGCTGAGCTTCTATTTCGATATGCGCTCGATGCTGGCAGTGCATCGCGTCGGCACTCCGGCGGTCGCCGCAGATCCGGACGCCAGGCTTTCGGCGCTGCGGGAGTTGACGGCCAGCTCCGGCGCGGATTGCCTTTTCACCGCCGGCGACCGCGCGCCGTGGGTGCTGGAAGAGCAGGGCTTTACCGCGGCCTCTCCGGGCAGCGTTGGCCTGCCTGGCGACGGCGATCCGCGCGCATCCTTCCTTATCTGGGAGGGTGGGACGCTACAGATTCACCGCGTGGAGTACGACGTGGAAAAGGCCGTCCGCGACGTGCTGCTGATGCCCCTACCGCTGGAGGTGGCGAAGCAGATCAAGCACAGGCTCCTTACCGGTCACGCTTACCGCCAGGGTGAGACCGGGTGA
- a CDS encoding AbrB/MazE/SpoVT family DNA-binding domain-containing protein: MNRPHTETSKIGKRGVLTIPAAMRKRFGLADGSLVIAEEREDGILLRPAVATAVELYSDQRSAEFLLSTATDAKDYEAARQEVLAMGLDPDRIPHRKPAG, from the coding sequence ATGAATCGACCGCACACAGAGACCAGCAAGATCGGGAAGCGTGGCGTCCTCACCATTCCCGCTGCAATGCGTAAGCGCTTTGGTCTGGCCGATGGCTCTCTCGTGATAGCTGAGGAGCGCGAGGATGGCATCTTGCTCCGGCCCGCCGTTGCGACCGCTGTTGAACTTTACAGCGACCAACGCTCTGCCGAGTTCTTGCTTTCAACCGCGACGGATGCCAAAGACTACGAAGCGGCCCGTCAGGAGGTCCTGGCGATGGGCCTCGATCCGGACAGGATTCCTCACCGTAAACCAGCCGGATGA
- the uvrC gene encoding excinuclease ABC subunit UvrC, translating to MPDLLQQKLSALPARPGCYLFKGASGAILYVGKAVSLRSRVRSYFRVGARHTPRTSRLVAHITDFEVIVTSSELEALVLECTLIKRHQPRYNIRLRDDKQYPYLCLTVTEPFPRLIFVRRARQDGNRYYGPFPSSKAVHATQDVVKRLFPLVACGKKFDGTPVQKPCLYYHLHQCLAPCAGLADAAEYAAAVRDVDEFLSGREEGVVRELRAQMEQAAANEEFELAARLRDRVLGVEEVLKRQKVLTSEVIDQDVIALVEDPAGSTGACVQMFFIRGGKLLGQSHFLLDGAGDDTQPELVQEFVKQYYEKAAYVPQEILLPCEMEEHTIIESWLRQKRGRKVELCVPVRGDKKRLVEMAAENAGQALDQLRAEREARFRSTAGALEELGAALGLSGAPQRIECYDISNTQGRNPVASMVVCEAGEMAKSEYRRFRIREHDESPDDFAMMGEVIARRLNESKTGNAKFARLPDLLIVDGGRGQVSSALLAMEETGISTPLAGLAKQHEHLYLAHSAAPVILGRSSQALFLVQRIRDEAHRFANTYQANLRSKRQTRSVLDEIPGIGPKRRRGLHVHFGSLRRMREASLAELAAVPGMSLKIAEVVYDYLHGDPVAGT from the coding sequence ATGCCCGATCTGCTGCAGCAAAAACTCTCTGCGCTTCCGGCGCGCCCGGGCTGCTACCTGTTCAAAGGCGCGTCCGGCGCGATCCTTTACGTTGGTAAGGCCGTCAGCCTGCGCAGCCGGGTACGGTCGTACTTTCGGGTTGGCGCGCGACACACGCCACGAACGTCGCGGTTGGTGGCGCACATCACCGATTTTGAGGTGATTGTCACCAGCAGCGAACTTGAAGCGCTGGTGCTGGAGTGCACGCTGATCAAGCGGCACCAGCCGCGCTACAACATCCGCCTGCGCGATGACAAGCAGTATCCCTACCTGTGCCTGACGGTGACCGAGCCGTTTCCGCGACTGATCTTTGTGCGGAGAGCGCGTCAGGATGGAAACCGGTACTACGGGCCTTTTCCGAGCAGCAAGGCGGTGCACGCCACGCAGGATGTGGTGAAGCGGCTCTTTCCGCTGGTCGCCTGCGGCAAGAAGTTTGATGGCACGCCGGTGCAGAAACCGTGTCTCTACTACCACCTGCACCAGTGCCTCGCGCCGTGCGCCGGGCTGGCCGATGCCGCCGAGTACGCTGCCGCGGTGCGCGACGTGGATGAGTTCCTGAGTGGTCGCGAGGAAGGCGTGGTGCGCGAACTGCGCGCGCAGATGGAGCAGGCTGCCGCCAACGAAGAGTTTGAGCTGGCGGCCCGGCTGCGCGACCGGGTTCTGGGTGTTGAGGAGGTGCTGAAGCGCCAGAAAGTGCTGACCTCCGAGGTGATCGATCAGGACGTGATCGCACTCGTCGAGGATCCTGCCGGCAGTACCGGCGCCTGCGTCCAGATGTTCTTCATACGCGGCGGCAAGCTGCTGGGCCAGAGCCACTTTCTGCTGGACGGCGCCGGCGACGACACCCAACCCGAGCTGGTTCAGGAGTTTGTGAAGCAGTACTACGAGAAGGCAGCGTATGTGCCGCAGGAGATCCTGCTGCCGTGCGAGATGGAAGAGCACACTATCATCGAATCGTGGCTGCGGCAAAAGCGCGGGCGCAAGGTAGAGTTGTGCGTCCCCGTGCGTGGTGACAAGAAGCGGCTGGTGGAGATGGCTGCGGAGAATGCAGGGCAGGCGCTGGATCAACTTCGCGCCGAACGCGAGGCACGGTTTCGCAGTACCGCGGGCGCGCTGGAGGAGCTCGGCGCGGCGCTGGGACTCTCCGGCGCGCCGCAGCGCATCGAGTGTTACGACATCTCGAATACGCAGGGCCGGAACCCGGTGGCCTCGATGGTGGTGTGCGAAGCCGGCGAGATGGCCAAATCGGAGTACCGCCGCTTCCGCATCCGCGAGCACGACGAGAGCCCGGACGACTTTGCGATGATGGGTGAAGTAATCGCCCGGCGGCTCAACGAGTCGAAAACCGGCAACGCCAAATTCGCCCGGCTGCCCGATCTGCTGATTGTGGACGGGGGCCGCGGGCAGGTGAGCAGCGCGCTTCTGGCTATGGAGGAGACCGGCATCTCCACGCCTCTGGCCGGGCTGGCCAAGCAGCATGAGCACCTCTACCTGGCGCACAGCGCGGCGCCTGTGATCCTGGGCCGGTCCTCACAGGCGCTATTCCTGGTGCAGCGCATTCGCGACGAGGCGCACCGCTTCGCCAACACCTATCAGGCGAACCTGCGCAGCAAGCGGCAAACCCGCTCGGTGCTGGACGAGATTCCCGGCATCGGTCCCAAGCGGCGCCGCGGTCTCCATGTCCATTTCGGCAGCCTCAGGCGAATGCGGGAGGCGTCGCTGGCCGAACTTGCCGCCGTGCCGGGCATGAGCCTGAAGATTGCCGAGGTGGTCTACGACTACCTGCATGGCGACCCGGTTGCCGGAACGTAG